A stretch of Pempheris klunzingeri isolate RE-2024b chromosome 19, fPemKlu1.hap1, whole genome shotgun sequence DNA encodes these proteins:
- the sema4d gene encoding semaphorin-4D isoform X2 → MGFGVLGVFLGLLLEVSTHGPHAVPRTSWRHQDLDLMEFSEPNIFNYSTLLLSEKKDALYVGAREAIFELSKKNVTVRHNKVQWTVAESPMMMCTLKGKSKERDCLNYIRVLQVVDDERLYVCGTHAFQPQCDYLNLADFSLDGRPEDGRGKCSFDPSQSFTTVMVDGELYSGTAYNFLGSEPIISRYSPSQSLLRTEYSTSWLNEPSFVFADVIRDGRNRGDGEDDKIYYFFTEVSVEYEFFGKLLIPRVARVCKGDLGGQRTLQKKWTSFLKAKLVCSMPELNFVFNVVHDVFILKGADWRDTVIYGAFTSQWGNVGLSAVCAYNMTAVEEVFSKGKYMQKATVEQSHTKWVRYNGITPSPRPGACINNLMRQQNISSSLQLPDKTLQFVKDHPLLEDPVLPIGNGPRLITKDVNYTQIVVERVRALDRNIYDVIFTGTDKGVLHKSVVIDGEVHMVEEIELLKNSESIKNLLLSSETRSLYAGSDSGVVQSPTAFCSRYLSCDDCLLARDPYCAWDPHTAACVNIFDTPSQQLRRLIQSLKGDADKCPSVSGRSLKDHQSVTVKPGSSAELPCLVHSNLAQVMWKSNGSVLTEASRFHLIGEHGLLIYSVAPEDQGHYECWSVEWAPAAGKNFSRLLAAYVLTLDLPPRPPHQAGHVTTTLSQESSSTRAAEGNASSPVDTSSSLSSSGSSAPSALPSSSSSSSSSTTSSSSSSTKPHSVEAREAEVRLLPPLLKDQAWGVHAQEAFLLFCLALGPSDVHIHWLINGHSLDTPIMEYRRPLGQREVLVSSWLKEGPLIKDARYHCVAEASTGNDMSEVDLRLTIGDEESIPSRDLNQWRGALTEHEQLLKRWEKAWESCDGH, encoded by the exons ATTTAGATCTGATGGAGTTTTCGGAGCCCAACATCTTCAACTACTCCACGCTGCTGCTGAGCGAGAAAAAGGACGCACTGTATGTTGGAGCCAGGGAGGCCATCTTTGAGCTCAGCAAGAAGAATGTGACAGTCAGACACAACAAG GTTCAGTGGACAGTTGCAGAAAGCCCCATGATGATGTGCACACTTAAAGGCAAATCAAAAGAG agGGACTGTCTAAACTACATTCGGGTGCTTCAAGTCGTAGACGATGAGCGGCTGTACGTCTGTGGCACACACGCCTTTCAACCTCAGTGCGACTACTTG AACCTTGCAGACTTCTCGTTGGATGGTCGACCTGAAGACGGCAGGGGAAAGTGCTCCTTTGACCCCTCACAAAGCTTTACTACTGTCATGGTTG ATGGAGAGCTGTACTCAGGGACAGCTTATAACTTCTTAGGCAGTGAACCGATTATATCCAGATATTCTCCATCCCAGTCCCTGCTGAGGACTGAGTACTCCACGTCGTGGCTCAATG AGCCCAGTTTTGTTTTTGCCGACGTGATCAGGGatgggagaaacagaggagatggCGAGGACGATAAAATATACTATTTCTTCACTGAGGTGTCGGTGGAGTATGAATTCTTTGGCAAGCTGCTCATCCCCAGGGTGGCGCGCGTCTGTAAG GGTGACCTCGGGGGGCAGCGCACTCTGCAGAAGAAATGGACGTCCTTCCTGAAAGCCAAGCTGGTGTGCTCCATGCCCGAGCTCAACTTTGTTTTCAATGTTGTGCATGATGTCTTCATCCTGAAGGGAGCAGACTGGAGGGACACGGTCATCTACGGGGCTTTCACATCCCAGTG GGGCAATGTAGGCCTGTCGGCAGTGTGTGCTTACAACATGACTGCTGTGGAAGAGGTCTTCTCCAAGGGCAAGTACATGCAGAAGGCTACAGTGGAGCAGTCCCACACCAAGTGGGTCCGGTACAATGGCATAACTCCTTCTCCACGTCCTGGAGCA tgtATTAACAACCTGATGCGACAGCAGAACATCAGCAGCTCTCTCCAGCTGCCAGACAAGACCCTCCAGTTTGTTAAGGACCACCCCCTGCTGGAGGATCCCGTCCTGCCCATCGGCAACGGGCCTCGTCTCATCACCAAAGATGTCAACTACACTCAGATTGTTGTGGAGAGGGTCCGTGCACTTGATAGGAACATTTATGACGTAATCTTCACTGGCACAG ATAAGGGGGTCCTGCACAAATCAGTAGTTATTGATGGAGAAGTGCACATGGTGGAGGAAATTGAGCTCCTGAAGAACTCTGAGTCCATCAAGAATCTGCTGTTGTCCTCTGAG ACGCGATCACTGTATGCTGGCTCAGACTCGGGTGTAGTCCAGTCACCCACAGCCTTCTGTAGCAGGTATCTGTCCTGCGATGACTGTCTCCTGGCTCGAGACCCATACTGCGCCTGGGACCCTCACACTGCTGCCTGTGTTAACATCTTTGATACTCCCAGCCAGCAGCTCAG gagGCTAATCCAGAGTCTGAAAGGTGACGCAGACAAGTGTCCTTCAG TGTCAGGTCGGTCTCTGAAGGACCACCAGAGTGTGACAGTGAAACCTGGGAGCTCTGCTGAGCTGCCGTGCCTGGTACACTCCAACCTAGCCCAGGTGATGTGGAAATCCAACGGCTCGGTTCTCACCGAGGCCTCTCGCTTCCACCTCATAGGCGAACATGGTCTCCTTATTTACAGCGTGGCTCCAGAGGATCAAGGTCACTACGAGTGCTGGTCAGTGGAATGGGCCCCCGCTGCCGGGAAGAACTTCAGCCGCCTCCTGGCTGCATACGTCCTGACTCTGGATCTGCCGCCCAGACCCCCCCACCAGGCAGGGCACGTGACCACCACCCTCAGCCAGGAGTCATCTAGCACACGTGCAGCTGAAGGTAATG CCTCCTCTCCTGTCGACACCTCAtcttccctgtcctcctctggaAGTAGCGCTCCCTCtgccctcccttcctcctcctcttcctcctcttcttccaccacatcctcttcctcctcctccaccaagCCCCACAGTGTGGAGGCCCGGGAGGCAGAGGTTAGACTGTTGCCTCCCCTGTTGAAGGACCAGGCCTGGGGGGTTCACGCCCAGGAGGCCTTCCTGCTCTTCTGCCTGGCCTTGG GTCCCAGTGATGTCCACATTCACTGGCTAATAAACGGGCACAGTCTGGACACCCCCATAATGGAGTACCGCCGGCCGCTGGGTCAGAGGGAGGTACTAGTGAGCAGCTGGCTCAAAGAGGGGCCGCTGATCAAGGACGCCCGTTACCACTGTGTCGCTGAGGCCAGCACAGGAAATGACATGTCTGAGGTCGACCTCCGCCTCACCATTGGAG ATGAGGAAAGCATTCCATCCAGGGATTTGAACCAATGGAGGGGTGCGCTCACTGAGCATGAACAACTGCTAAAAAGATGGGAAAAGGCCTGG GAAAGCTGTGATGGCCACTGA
- the sema4d gene encoding semaphorin-4D isoform X1, whose amino-acid sequence MGFGVLGVFLGLLLEVSTHGPHAVPRTSWRHQDLDLMEFSEPNIFNYSTLLLSEKKDALYVGAREAIFELSKKNVTVRHNKVQWTVAESPMMMCTLKGKSKERDCLNYIRVLQVVDDERLYVCGTHAFQPQCDYLNLADFSLDGRPEDGRGKCSFDPSQSFTTVMVDGELYSGTAYNFLGSEPIISRYSPSQSLLRTEYSTSWLNEPSFVFADVIRDGRNRGDGEDDKIYYFFTEVSVEYEFFGKLLIPRVARVCKGDLGGQRTLQKKWTSFLKAKLVCSMPELNFVFNVVHDVFILKGADWRDTVIYGAFTSQWGNVGLSAVCAYNMTAVEEVFSKGKYMQKATVEQSHTKWVRYNGITPSPRPGACINNLMRQQNISSSLQLPDKTLQFVKDHPLLEDPVLPIGNGPRLITKDVNYTQIVVERVRALDRNIYDVIFTGTDKGVLHKSVVIDGEVHMVEEIELLKNSESIKNLLLSSETRSLYAGSDSGVVQSPTAFCSRYLSCDDCLLARDPYCAWDPHTAACVNIFDTPSQQLRRLIQSLKGDADKCPSVSGRSLKDHQSVTVKPGSSAELPCLVHSNLAQVMWKSNGSVLTEASRFHLIGEHGLLIYSVAPEDQGHYECWSVEWAPAAGKNFSRLLAAYVLTLDLPPRPPHQAGHVTTTLSQESSSTRAAEGNGKTDRAPLTSALAPPSFTATVQFTSPPQTDSSLTPPPSSTIKFQPKQHLPPSSSAPRPDSQDPAAEYLQHNNSTALLFLFLLFFLLFLAALAYNCYMQYLPAPCLRLRAALLGSHKSAHQPEYRACEAGLMETSATDKINMTEQPTQNGSQTTQNLRALRDTGYETEPECGNGQIPSHGFRGDSPSQEKPFDVDCESQPIQFADADEPYC is encoded by the exons ATTTAGATCTGATGGAGTTTTCGGAGCCCAACATCTTCAACTACTCCACGCTGCTGCTGAGCGAGAAAAAGGACGCACTGTATGTTGGAGCCAGGGAGGCCATCTTTGAGCTCAGCAAGAAGAATGTGACAGTCAGACACAACAAG GTTCAGTGGACAGTTGCAGAAAGCCCCATGATGATGTGCACACTTAAAGGCAAATCAAAAGAG agGGACTGTCTAAACTACATTCGGGTGCTTCAAGTCGTAGACGATGAGCGGCTGTACGTCTGTGGCACACACGCCTTTCAACCTCAGTGCGACTACTTG AACCTTGCAGACTTCTCGTTGGATGGTCGACCTGAAGACGGCAGGGGAAAGTGCTCCTTTGACCCCTCACAAAGCTTTACTACTGTCATGGTTG ATGGAGAGCTGTACTCAGGGACAGCTTATAACTTCTTAGGCAGTGAACCGATTATATCCAGATATTCTCCATCCCAGTCCCTGCTGAGGACTGAGTACTCCACGTCGTGGCTCAATG AGCCCAGTTTTGTTTTTGCCGACGTGATCAGGGatgggagaaacagaggagatggCGAGGACGATAAAATATACTATTTCTTCACTGAGGTGTCGGTGGAGTATGAATTCTTTGGCAAGCTGCTCATCCCCAGGGTGGCGCGCGTCTGTAAG GGTGACCTCGGGGGGCAGCGCACTCTGCAGAAGAAATGGACGTCCTTCCTGAAAGCCAAGCTGGTGTGCTCCATGCCCGAGCTCAACTTTGTTTTCAATGTTGTGCATGATGTCTTCATCCTGAAGGGAGCAGACTGGAGGGACACGGTCATCTACGGGGCTTTCACATCCCAGTG GGGCAATGTAGGCCTGTCGGCAGTGTGTGCTTACAACATGACTGCTGTGGAAGAGGTCTTCTCCAAGGGCAAGTACATGCAGAAGGCTACAGTGGAGCAGTCCCACACCAAGTGGGTCCGGTACAATGGCATAACTCCTTCTCCACGTCCTGGAGCA tgtATTAACAACCTGATGCGACAGCAGAACATCAGCAGCTCTCTCCAGCTGCCAGACAAGACCCTCCAGTTTGTTAAGGACCACCCCCTGCTGGAGGATCCCGTCCTGCCCATCGGCAACGGGCCTCGTCTCATCACCAAAGATGTCAACTACACTCAGATTGTTGTGGAGAGGGTCCGTGCACTTGATAGGAACATTTATGACGTAATCTTCACTGGCACAG ATAAGGGGGTCCTGCACAAATCAGTAGTTATTGATGGAGAAGTGCACATGGTGGAGGAAATTGAGCTCCTGAAGAACTCTGAGTCCATCAAGAATCTGCTGTTGTCCTCTGAG ACGCGATCACTGTATGCTGGCTCAGACTCGGGTGTAGTCCAGTCACCCACAGCCTTCTGTAGCAGGTATCTGTCCTGCGATGACTGTCTCCTGGCTCGAGACCCATACTGCGCCTGGGACCCTCACACTGCTGCCTGTGTTAACATCTTTGATACTCCCAGCCAGCAGCTCAG gagGCTAATCCAGAGTCTGAAAGGTGACGCAGACAAGTGTCCTTCAG TGTCAGGTCGGTCTCTGAAGGACCACCAGAGTGTGACAGTGAAACCTGGGAGCTCTGCTGAGCTGCCGTGCCTGGTACACTCCAACCTAGCCCAGGTGATGTGGAAATCCAACGGCTCGGTTCTCACCGAGGCCTCTCGCTTCCACCTCATAGGCGAACATGGTCTCCTTATTTACAGCGTGGCTCCAGAGGATCAAGGTCACTACGAGTGCTGGTCAGTGGAATGGGCCCCCGCTGCCGGGAAGAACTTCAGCCGCCTCCTGGCTGCATACGTCCTGACTCTGGATCTGCCGCCCAGACCCCCCCACCAGGCAGGGCACGTGACCACCACCCTCAGCCAGGAGTCATCTAGCACACGTGCAGCTGAAGGTAATGGTAAGACAGACAGAGCCCCGCTAACTTCGGCCCTTGCCCCCCCCAGCTTCACAGCCACAGTCCAATTCACCTCCCCACCCCAAACTGACTCATCACTAACCCCGCCCCCCAGCAGCACAATCAAGTTCCAGCCAAAGCAGCATCTTCCCCCGAGCTCCAGCGCCCCCCGCCCAGACAGCCAGGACCCGGCGGCTGAGTATTtacagcacaacaacagcaccgccctcctctttctcttcctcctgtttttcctcctcttcctggctGCACTGGCGTACAACTGCTACATGCAGTATCTTCCAGCTCCCTGCCTGCGGCTGCGAGCGGCTCTGTTGGGCAGTCACAAGAGCGCCCATCAGCCTGAGTATCGGGCCTGTGAAGCAGGTCTAATGGAAACGTCTGCAACTGACAAAATTAACATGACTGAGCAACCGACGCAGAACGGCAGCCAAACCACTCAGAACCTCCGGGCGCTCCGTGACACTGGGTACGAGACTGAGCCGGAGTGTGGCAATGGTCAGATCCCCTCTCACGGCTTCAGAGGCGACAGCCCCTCCCAGGAGAAACCCTTTGATGTGGACTGTGAATCTCAGCCCATCCAGTTTGCAGATGCAGATGAACCTTACTGCTAG